A stretch of Paludisphaera borealis DNA encodes these proteins:
- a CDS encoding zinc-dependent alcohol dehydrogenase family protein, which translates to MLTDEALWYRRFGPPIDALTLEAAELGARPPGTVRVRMITAPINPSDLIPITGAYGHRVRPPQVAGYEGVGQVVEADHVSAHLVGRRALPLRGPGTWRRYVDCDPSWLVEVPDDLETSVAARAYINPLAALRMLETWPVEGRRVVLTAGGSSCARLLGRWALEAGAREVVVVCRSVSHAASLAELGLIPLSMAEPHAIAAAASRADVAFDAVGGPLAEALLAVMPRTSDFVSYGLLSGESFQPIPTGPKLQRFHLRDRLGTVKPLEWQGWFRKLWPMLRRASLPEARSYPLSDWRQAITAFDEPGRRFKPMLALDDAR; encoded by the coding sequence GTGTTGACCGACGAAGCGCTCTGGTACCGCCGATTCGGCCCGCCGATCGACGCGTTGACGCTCGAAGCCGCCGAACTGGGGGCTCGCCCACCGGGAACCGTCCGCGTCCGGATGATCACCGCCCCGATCAATCCGTCCGACCTGATCCCGATCACGGGCGCCTACGGCCATCGCGTGCGACCTCCCCAGGTCGCCGGCTACGAAGGAGTCGGCCAGGTGGTCGAAGCCGACCACGTATCGGCCCATCTTGTGGGGCGTCGCGCCCTGCCGCTGCGAGGCCCCGGAACCTGGCGGCGGTACGTCGATTGCGATCCCTCCTGGCTCGTCGAGGTTCCCGACGACCTTGAAACGTCCGTCGCCGCGCGAGCCTACATCAACCCGCTCGCCGCACTGCGGATGCTGGAGACGTGGCCGGTCGAGGGCCGGCGCGTGGTCCTGACCGCCGGCGGTTCGTCGTGCGCCCGACTGCTCGGCCGATGGGCGCTCGAAGCCGGCGCGCGCGAAGTCGTCGTCGTCTGCCGATCCGTCAGCCACGCGGCGTCGCTCGCGGAACTCGGTCTCATCCCCCTGAGCATGGCCGAGCCCCACGCGATCGCCGCCGCCGCGTCGCGGGCCGACGTCGCTTTCGACGCCGTCGGCGGCCCGCTCGCCGAGGCCCTCCTGGCCGTCATGCCCCGCACGTCGGACTTCGTATCCTACGGCTTGCTCTCCGGAGAATCGTTTCAACCGATCCCCACCGGCCCGAAGCTGCAACGCTTCCACCTTCGCGACCGACTCGGTACGGTCAAGCCGCTGGAGTGGCAAGGTTGGTTCCGCAAGCTCTGGCCGATGCTCCGGCGGGCGTCGCTGCCCGAAGCTCGGTCCTATCCGCTCTCCGACTGGCGGCAGGCGATCACCGCCTTCGACGAGCCGGGCCGACGATTCAAGCCGATGCTGGCGCTGGACGATGCGCGTTGA
- a CDS encoding 30S ribosomal protein S1, with product MPEANDQSTNPAASSPTPQAARSSAPPSSPRDAAIDEAMETALANPSQRYASSELPLKRQWDSDLDAELEAAMSGFDPKTFDVASPRAKRPERPPVAKGDRGQERSQGQAPRMGRVISVRGRSLFIDLGGKSEGVVPLDLFEGEIPAPGTDIEVVVDHFDRSEGIVHLRLKGSAIEANWENLKQGAIVEAKVTKTIKGGVEVDVDGIRGFMPISQIDLNRVEDAASFVNQKFRAIVTEANAREKNLVVSRRELLEQERAEMREKTWATLEEGQIREGVVRSVKDFGAFVDVGGVDGLLPIGEMSWVRVSKVEDVIRPGDKVTVKILRIDQVTRKLTFGLKQLLQSPWENVEETYPRGAMVKGKVTKLMEFGAFVELEPGVEGLIHITELSPTRVRRITDIVKPDQEVEVRILKVEPDVKRISLSLLPVKGQEAVEEDEEDETPPAPKPERKIPLKGGLGDRDKKPL from the coding sequence ATGCCCGAAGCGAACGACCAATCGACCAACCCGGCGGCGTCCAGTCCGACTCCTCAGGCCGCGAGAAGCTCGGCGCCCCCCTCGTCGCCGCGCGACGCGGCGATCGACGAGGCTATGGAAACCGCCCTGGCGAATCCCTCCCAGCGGTACGCGTCCTCCGAACTGCCGCTCAAGCGGCAGTGGGACTCCGACCTGGACGCCGAGCTTGAAGCGGCCATGAGCGGCTTCGACCCCAAGACCTTCGACGTCGCCTCGCCTCGGGCCAAGCGCCCGGAGCGCCCGCCCGTCGCCAAGGGCGACCGGGGTCAGGAACGCAGCCAGGGGCAAGCCCCGCGGATGGGCCGGGTCATCAGTGTGCGCGGCCGGAGCCTGTTCATCGACCTCGGCGGCAAGAGCGAGGGCGTCGTCCCGCTCGACCTGTTCGAGGGTGAAATCCCCGCGCCCGGAACCGACATCGAAGTCGTCGTCGACCACTTCGACCGCAGCGAGGGGATCGTCCACCTGCGGCTCAAGGGCTCGGCGATCGAGGCGAACTGGGAGAACCTGAAGCAAGGCGCGATCGTCGAGGCCAAGGTCACCAAGACCATCAAGGGAGGCGTCGAGGTCGACGTCGACGGCATTCGCGGGTTCATGCCCATCAGCCAGATCGACCTCAACCGGGTCGAGGACGCCGCCTCGTTCGTCAACCAGAAGTTCCGCGCGATCGTCACCGAGGCCAACGCTCGCGAGAAGAACCTGGTGGTCTCGCGCCGCGAGCTGCTCGAACAAGAACGCGCCGAGATGCGCGAGAAGACCTGGGCGACGCTCGAAGAAGGTCAGATCCGCGAGGGCGTGGTCCGCTCGGTCAAGGACTTCGGCGCCTTCGTCGACGTCGGTGGGGTCGACGGCCTCTTGCCGATCGGCGAGATGAGCTGGGTGCGCGTCTCCAAGGTCGAGGACGTGATCCGGCCCGGCGACAAGGTCACCGTCAAGATCCTCCGGATCGATCAGGTGACGCGAAAGCTGACCTTCGGCCTCAAGCAGCTTCTGCAAAGCCCCTGGGAAAACGTCGAGGAGACGTACCCTCGCGGCGCGATGGTCAAGGGCAAGGTCACCAAGCTCATGGAGTTCGGCGCGTTCGTCGAGCTCGAGCCCGGCGTCGAGGGCCTGATCCACATCACCGAGCTGTCGCCGACCCGCGTCCGGCGGATCACCGACATCGTCAAGCCCGACCAGGAGGTCGAGGTCCGCATCCTCAAGGTCGAGCCCGACGTCAAGCGGATCTCGCTCTCGCTCCTCCCCGTCAAGGGGCAGGAAGCCGTGGAGGAAGACGAAGAAGACGAGACCCCCCCGGCGCCCAAGCCCGAGCGGAAGATCCCGCTCAAGGGGGGACTGGGCGATCGCGACAAGAAGCCGTTGTAG
- a CDS encoding HPF/RaiA family ribosome-associated protein has protein sequence MHVEVRTDNHIHGSEKLFEEIAGGLKEALKHHEGQITRVEVHLADVNGPKGAANDKRCLMEARLAGHQPIVASHQASTIDDAVDGASEKLARSLESTLGRLHDPKGQQTSIGGDQVI, from the coding sequence ATGCACGTTGAAGTCCGTACCGATAATCACATCCACGGCAGCGAAAAGCTCTTCGAGGAGATCGCCGGTGGACTTAAAGAGGCCCTGAAGCACCACGAAGGCCAGATCACGCGCGTCGAGGTTCATCTCGCCGACGTGAACGGTCCCAAAGGCGCGGCGAATGATAAGCGTTGCCTGATGGAAGCCCGCCTGGCGGGCCATCAGCCGATCGTCGCCAGCCATCAGGCGTCCACGATCGACGACGCCGTCGACGGCGCTTCCGAGAAGTTGGCCCGTTCGCTGGAAAGCACCCTCGGCCGGCTCCACGACCCCAAGGGGCAGCAGACCTCGATCGGCGGCGATCAGGTCATTTGA